The genome window ACGGTAGTAAAAAAGGGACGATGCGTTTCGTTCATGCGAATAGTCAAGAGAAAAGAGAACAGCACTGAAACATATTTCGCGCCAAGTCCGGCAGAAATTTGATTCAGGACGTTGTACTGGTTTCGACAGCGTTGAGTTGTCGGAACTGTCATTCTCCTGCTGCTGCAAGTTAACGCATTTACCCTGACTCCCGAACACTACAAAACGTAGAAATAACGAGCCCGCTTCCCTCTTTAGTGGTAGGCGACTCCTCAAGCTAGAGCGGCCGCCTTACGCCACCCGCTTTTTTGGTTTGGCTACTTTTGTGTTCTTCTTTTCCGCTACCCCTGTCGGTAGTACCTCCTATTCTCTATGCATACTTCCTTGCCTGCTGCCTCCTTCGTTCCCGATCCGCACAGTTACGCCCGCCCCGCGGAAGTCAGCGTGCATCACTTGGCGCTTGAGCTAACCGTAGACTTTGCCTCCCGCACGCTGGTGGGCGTTGCCACCTGGCAGCTCAGCAACCACCACGGCGCAACGGAGCTGGTGCTAGATGCGCGCGCCCTCCTTGTCGAAGCCGTGCTGCTGGACGGCCCTACTGGCTCCCCAACTGCCTTTGCGCTCGGACCGGAAGACGCCGTGCTGGGCCAGGCCCTGCGCATTACGGTTACCCCCGCTACAGCCGCCGTTACCATTCGCTACCGCACTACACCTGGGGCCGCGGCGCTGCAGTGGCTGACGCCAGAGCAGACCGCCGGCCGGCAGCAACCGTTCCTGTTTACCCAATCACAGGCCATCCTGGCTCGCACTTGGATTCCGTGCCAGGACTCGCCGGGGGTGCGCTTTACGTATGAAGCCCAGGTGCGGGTACCGGCCCACTTGCTTCCGCTGATGAGCGCCGAGAACCCCCAGCAGCGTGAGGCTAGTGGGGAATACAGCTTCCGAATGAGCCAGCCCATTCCGGCCTACCTCATGGCCTTGGCCGTCGGTGACGTGGAATTCCGGGCCCTGAGTCCGCGCACGGGCGTGTACGCGGAGCCAGCTACCCTGCCCGGAGCAGCCGAAGAGTTTGCCGATCTGGAAAACATGGTAGCCGCGGCCGAGGACCTGTACGGGCCCTACCGCTGGGACCGGTATGATTTGCTGGTACTGCCGCCCTCCTTTCCGTTCGGCGGCATGGAAAATCCGCGTCTAACATTTGTTACCCCCACCATTCTGGCAGGCGACCGAAGCCTGACCAGCTTGGTGGCCCACGAGTTGGCTCACTCCTGGAGCGGCAACCTCGTGACCAACGCCACCTGGAACGACTTCTGGCTGAACGAAGGCTTCACCGTTTACTTTGAGCGGCGCATCATGGAGAAGCTCTACGGCCGCCCCTACGCCGACATGCTGCAGGTGCTTGGCCACACGGCCCTGCTCCAGACCGTGCAGGAGCTGGGTGCCACCAGCCCCGACACCCACCTGCACCTAAACCTAGCCGGCCGGGACCCCGACGAAGGGCTCAATGAAATTGCCTACGAAAAAGGCGACTACCTCCTACTTACCCTCGAACAGCTGGTAGGCCGCGAAATTCTGGACTCCTTTATTAAGGACTACTTTGCCCGCCATAGCTTCCGCAGCATGGACACGGCTTCCTTTGTGAGCTACCTGCGCCAGGAGCTGCTAGACCGACATCCGGGGCTCGAAGAACAGATGCAGCTCGATGCTTGGATTAACGGCCCGGGCATTCCGGCGGTAGCTCCGCCGGTTTCAGCCAGCCGCTTCGAGGCTGTGGATGTGGCCCTCCGGCAGTGGCAAGCCGGCACGCCGGCCGCGGCTCTTACTACCTCCGCCTGGACCAGCCACGAGTGGGTACACTTCCTGCACGGCTTGCCAGCAAAGCTAACACCGGAGCAACTAACCGAGCTAGACGGCGCTTTTGGGTTTACGCACTCGGGCAATGCCGAAATTTTGGCGGCCTGGTTTCCGCTAACCATTGCGGCCGGATACGCGCCGGCTGAGGCGGCCCTGCATCAGTTCCTGACGCGGGTAGGCCGGCGTAAGTTTCTGGTGCCGCTGTACCGAGCCCTACTGGCCACGCCCGGCGGCGCGGAGCGGGCCCGCCGCATCTACGCCGAAGCACGCGGCAACTACCACGCCGTAGCGACCAGCACATTTGACGCCTTGCTGGGTAAGCCCGCCGAGTAACTACTGCGCTTTGGCCAGAACTACCTCAGTGTTATGCAGCCCTACCGTTATTTCGGGCGCGTAAATACTGGCCGTACCGGAACAAGCTGGGGGCACCCCGGCGTTAGGGACCGTGGCCTGGTAGAGGTGGCTTGAACCTTGCTTGTAGTAGCTGGTTCTTTCCTAGTTGTGTTGATTAAGCTGATTTTCTGCATTGAAAAATTCCATACCGCTCGGTAAGCTGATTGCCATTGGAGGCAACGAAGACAAAGGCACGTACCCAAACCCGCGCACGAAAAAGAAATACTACCTCAACTTCTTCGAGTTGGGTATTCTCAAACGAGTAATCCTGGAATCGGGCAAGGAAGACCCGCGCATCGAGGTCATAACTACCGCTTCCATGATTCCGGAGGAGGTAGCGCGCATTTACGTTTCCTCGTTTACTATGCTTAACTGCAACAACGTGGGCATTCTGGATATTCGCGTGCCGGAAGACGCGCTGTACCCGGAGTATGTAGAGCGGCTTAAGCAGGCGGATATTGTGATGTTTTCGGGGGGCAACCAGTCGCGCCTGACGGATATTTTTGGGGGCACGGAATTTCTGGAAACCCTGCGGGAGCGGTATTACAACCAGCCCAACTTTGTTATAGCCGGTACTTCGGCCGGGGCCATGGCCATGTCGAAAACCATGATTAAGGGCGGCAGCGTGCCAGATGCCCTTATGAAAGGTGCCGTGAAGATGGGCACGGGCCTGGGCCTGATCAACAACGTCGTCATTGACTCGCACTTTGTGAAGCGCGGCCGCTTTGGCCGCCTCATCGAGGCCGTGGCCCTCCACCCCAAATTAATCGGCATTGGGTTGGGCGAGGATACGGGCGTGCTCATTACGGAAGGCAGCCAGATTGAAACCATCGGTTCCAACCTGGTCATCATCATGGATGGGCACAAGCTGGAGCACAACAACGCGGCGGCCGCCAAAAAGGGCGAGGCCATTTCTATTGAAAGCATGCTGCTGCACGTGTTGGTTAAGGGCAACGTCTATGACATCAGCCAACGCGAATTTTATCCTAATCTGAAGCTGCGCCAGCAAGCGGCTGAGTCGGTGCTTCTGACGGCGGGCCAGGATGCCAACGAGCCCGCCCCGGCGTTATAGGCTTTCTAGCTGCTACCTAAAATCAAAGAGGCTTCCCCCAGGGGAAGCCTCTTTGATTTTATTACCTCGGTATGTCGGCGAGCTACGCTACTCTAACACCCTAAAATTCGACTATGCCCGGCGGATTTCGTTTTTATTGGCTTACCGCCTGTGCATCAAGCTGATCTGAGGCAAAATCGACCGTGAATAGCGCGCCTACCTACTCCTTATATATATATAGGTACAAAACGACTATATATAGGTACAAAACGACGGCCGTTGCTTACTTGTAAATAGCGACGAAAGGAGCGGTGTCAGCAGACGTTTGGCTGGCTCGGTACATGCCTTCCGAATTGAAAGGCAGGGCCACGTTGCCGGCCGCATCTACGGCCACCAGTCCACCTTCGCCCCCAATAGGCGCCAGCTTGTC of Hymenobacter sublimis contains these proteins:
- a CDS encoding M1 family metallopeptidase, encoding MHTSLPAASFVPDPHSYARPAEVSVHHLALELTVDFASRTLVGVATWQLSNHHGATELVLDARALLVEAVLLDGPTGSPTAFALGPEDAVLGQALRITVTPATAAVTIRYRTTPGAAALQWLTPEQTAGRQQPFLFTQSQAILARTWIPCQDSPGVRFTYEAQVRVPAHLLPLMSAENPQQREASGEYSFRMSQPIPAYLMALAVGDVEFRALSPRTGVYAEPATLPGAAEEFADLENMVAAAEDLYGPYRWDRYDLLVLPPSFPFGGMENPRLTFVTPTILAGDRSLTSLVAHELAHSWSGNLVTNATWNDFWLNEGFTVYFERRIMEKLYGRPYADMLQVLGHTALLQTVQELGATSPDTHLHLNLAGRDPDEGLNEIAYEKGDYLLLTLEQLVGREILDSFIKDYFARHSFRSMDTASFVSYLRQELLDRHPGLEEQMQLDAWINGPGIPAVAPPVSASRFEAVDVALRQWQAGTPAAALTTSAWTSHEWVHFLHGLPAKLTPEQLTELDGAFGFTHSGNAEILAAWFPLTIAAGYAPAEAALHQFLTRVGRRKFLVPLYRALLATPGGAERARRIYAEARGNYHAVATSTFDALLGKPAE
- a CDS encoding cyanophycinase: MKNSIPLGKLIAIGGNEDKGTYPNPRTKKKYYLNFFELGILKRVILESGKEDPRIEVITTASMIPEEVARIYVSSFTMLNCNNVGILDIRVPEDALYPEYVERLKQADIVMFSGGNQSRLTDIFGGTEFLETLRERYYNQPNFVIAGTSAGAMAMSKTMIKGGSVPDALMKGAVKMGTGLGLINNVVIDSHFVKRGRFGRLIEAVALHPKLIGIGLGEDTGVLITEGSQIETIGSNLVIIMDGHKLEHNNAAAAKKGEAISIESMLLHVLVKGNVYDISQREFYPNLKLRQQAAESVLLTAGQDANEPAPAL